A window of Kineosporia sp. NBRC 101731 contains these coding sequences:
- a CDS encoding serine hydrolase domain-containing protein — MKSLQNRGRRGLVALVVALAFTALASRLAAAGPSPQQTQPQTQLQRDADGIRALGVIGVQAEVRDRAGSRIVTSGRADRLTGAPVPVQGRFRIASVRKAMVAVVALQLVGEGRLGLDDPVGTWLPDTVPGEEGRRITVRHLLQNTSGLHDDQPGYETPQGYLEQRYDVHTRDELIARALRHRPDFAPGTGWAYSNTGFLVLGAVVEKAGKRPLERLTRERIAQPLGLKTLSWPGISPLLPAPHARAHQVFGNGAVVDVTEQVPSDPDAVVGSTRDLTIFFQAVLDGRLLPRPQHEAMQRTVPVTPEIDAFMPGARYGLGLISRPLACGGVYWGHDGGDAGFITVTGVTPDGRRSAVVSMNTALGGTPTDPVRQQRAADTLIAHALCGRT; from the coding sequence AGAACAGAGGACGTCGAGGTCTGGTTGCGCTGGTCGTGGCACTGGCGTTCACCGCACTTGCGAGCAGACTGGCCGCGGCCGGCCCTTCTCCGCAGCAGACTCAGCCGCAGACTCAGTTGCAGAGGGATGCCGATGGCATCCGGGCCCTGGGCGTGATCGGCGTGCAGGCCGAGGTCCGGGACCGTGCCGGTTCCCGGATCGTGACCAGCGGCCGGGCCGATCGGCTCACCGGCGCACCCGTGCCGGTGCAGGGCCGGTTCCGGATCGCCAGCGTCCGTAAGGCCATGGTGGCGGTGGTGGCTCTGCAACTGGTCGGCGAGGGGCGGCTCGGTCTGGACGATCCGGTGGGGACATGGCTTCCGGACACCGTCCCGGGTGAGGAGGGCCGGAGGATCACGGTTCGGCACCTGCTGCAGAACACCAGCGGTCTGCACGACGACCAGCCCGGTTACGAGACTCCCCAGGGGTACCTCGAACAGCGCTACGACGTGCACACCCGCGACGAACTGATCGCCCGGGCGCTGCGGCACCGGCCGGACTTCGCCCCCGGTACCGGATGGGCCTACTCCAACACCGGATTCCTGGTGCTGGGAGCCGTCGTGGAGAAGGCCGGGAAGCGTCCGCTGGAACGACTGACCCGCGAGCGCATCGCCCAACCGCTGGGCCTGAAGACCCTCAGCTGGCCGGGGATCTCGCCGTTGCTACCCGCCCCGCACGCTCGTGCCCACCAGGTCTTCGGGAACGGCGCCGTGGTGGACGTGACCGAGCAGGTACCGAGCGATCCGGACGCGGTGGTCGGCTCCACACGCGACCTGACCATCTTCTTCCAGGCCGTACTCGACGGCCGTCTCCTGCCTCGTCCTCAACACGAGGCCATGCAGCGGACGGTTCCGGTCACGCCCGAGATCGACGCCTTCATGCCCGGTGCCCGTTACGGGCTGGGCCTGATCAGCCGCCCCCTGGCCTGCGGAGGTGTGTACTGGGGCCACGACGGGGGCGACGCCGGTTTCATCACGGTGACCGGGGTGACCCCCGACGGCCGGCGCAGCGCCGTGGTCAGTATGAACACCGCTCTGGGCGGTACGCCCACGGATCCGGTCCGGCAGCAGCGGGCCGCAGACACCCTCATCGCCCATGCCCTGTGCGGCCGGACCTGA
- the dnaE gene encoding DNA polymerase III subunit alpha, whose protein sequence is MSDFVHLHVHTEYSMLDGAAKNKKLFAEAERQGAPAIAMSDHGNMFGAYEFFQTAKKGPVKPIIGIEAYVAPESRHHKRKVFWGKGGQRGATADGGEGGKDVSGGGQYTHMTMWAKNPQGLRNLFRLSSIASYEGFFGKPRMDMELIAQHAEGIIGTTGCPSGAVQTRLRLGQWDEAVKVAAAYQDMLGKENYFLELMDHGIDIEHEVRADLLKLAKHLDIPLLATNDSHYVLESEADAHDSLLCIGVGKNKDDPNRFKFNGAGYYLKTSDEMRSLFRELPQACDNTLLVAEMVESYEEVFTYVDRMPQFDVPAGETQESYLRQQVEIGLKKRYGDPIPQNVIERYETEMKVIGPMGFSSYFLIVSDICRQARDTGVPVGPGRGSATGSIVAYATRITELDPLEHDLLFERFLNPDRISPPDVDLDFDDRQRDKMVKYVTEKYGADYTSQVNTFGTIKAKAAVKDANRILGYPFSMGDRITKAMPPDVMGKGVPLADLFDKNHPRYAEGGEIRTLIETDPEVKRIYNTGLGIEGLIRGTGVHAAAVILSSAPLLDLVPMHKRTSDGTLLTGFSYPQCEEMGLMKMDFLGLRNLGIIDHAIKIIETNTGVKLDTLTMPLDDEKTYKLLARGETLGVFQLDGGPMRSLLKLMEPTRFEDIAAVLALYRPGPMAANAHTNYALRKTGKQEVVPIHPDLEEVLEPILGNTFHLLVYQEQIMATARAVAGYTLGQADLLRRAMGKKKKEILEKEFVTFETGMKANGYRDEAIKALWDVMLPFAGYAFNKSHTAGYGLVAYWTAYLKANYPAEYAAALLTSVDDSKDKAAIYLADARSIGIKVLQPDINESVSDFTAVGENVRFGLRAIRNVGDNVIEAIVAARTEKGAFTSFSDFLDKIDLPACNKRAIDSLIRGGAFDSLGHTRKGLVKVAEAAVDAVMGVKRAAGIGQDDLFGTLDTGPDETFGLQLDIDESEWGRKELLAIERDMLGLYVSSHPLDGTERILARERDLSIAELLNLDGPPQGNVTLSGLVTMVERRVSAKSGNPWAKLMVEDKDAAIEVSFFGQSWMAIAPEVTEDLVVSVTGIIQDREGAFSMMGREMKILDVSTVSGGTAPIILSIPTHRVVPDLTEKMRQILTNHPGDTPVHLCLRSHNRRETVMELPNYSVAISGALMGELKALLGSTAVTL, encoded by the coding sequence GTGAGCGACTTCGTCCATCTGCATGTGCACACCGAGTACTCCATGCTGGACGGGGCGGCCAAGAACAAGAAATTGTTCGCCGAGGCCGAGCGGCAGGGTGCGCCCGCGATCGCTATGAGTGACCACGGCAACATGTTCGGCGCCTACGAGTTCTTCCAGACGGCGAAGAAGGGCCCGGTCAAGCCGATCATCGGCATCGAGGCCTACGTCGCCCCGGAGTCGCGTCACCACAAGCGCAAGGTCTTCTGGGGCAAGGGCGGCCAGCGCGGAGCGACCGCAGACGGCGGCGAGGGCGGCAAAGACGTCTCGGGTGGCGGTCAGTACACCCACATGACGATGTGGGCGAAGAACCCCCAGGGCCTGCGCAACCTGTTCCGGCTGTCGTCGATCGCCAGCTACGAGGGCTTCTTCGGTAAGCCCCGCATGGACATGGAGCTGATCGCCCAGCACGCCGAGGGCATCATCGGCACCACCGGCTGCCCGTCCGGGGCCGTGCAGACCCGCCTGCGGCTGGGGCAGTGGGACGAGGCGGTCAAGGTCGCCGCGGCCTACCAGGACATGCTCGGCAAGGAGAACTACTTCCTCGAGCTGATGGACCACGGCATCGACATCGAGCACGAGGTCCGCGCCGACCTGCTCAAGCTGGCCAAGCACCTGGACATCCCGCTGCTGGCCACCAACGACTCGCACTACGTGCTGGAGTCCGAGGCGGACGCGCACGACAGCCTGCTGTGTATCGGTGTGGGTAAGAACAAGGACGACCCCAACCGGTTCAAGTTCAACGGCGCCGGCTACTACCTGAAGACCTCCGACGAGATGCGCTCGCTCTTCCGGGAGCTGCCGCAGGCCTGCGACAACACGCTGCTCGTGGCCGAGATGGTCGAGTCGTACGAAGAGGTCTTCACCTACGTCGACCGGATGCCGCAGTTCGACGTGCCGGCGGGTGAGACCCAGGAGTCGTACCTGCGCCAGCAGGTCGAGATCGGGCTCAAGAAGCGCTACGGCGACCCGATCCCGCAGAACGTCATCGAGCGGTACGAGACCGAGATGAAGGTCATCGGTCCGATGGGGTTCTCCAGCTACTTCCTCATCGTGTCCGACATCTGCCGGCAGGCCCGCGACACCGGGGTCCCCGTCGGGCCGGGCCGTGGTTCGGCCACCGGCTCGATCGTGGCCTACGCCACGCGCATCACCGAGCTGGACCCGCTGGAGCACGACCTGCTGTTCGAGCGGTTCCTCAACCCCGACCGCATCAGCCCTCCCGATGTCGACCTCGACTTCGACGACCGTCAGCGCGACAAGATGGTCAAGTACGTCACCGAGAAGTACGGTGCCGACTACACCTCCCAGGTCAACACTTTCGGCACCATCAAGGCCAAGGCCGCGGTCAAGGACGCGAACCGCATCCTCGGTTACCCGTTCTCCATGGGTGACCGCATCACCAAGGCCATGCCGCCGGACGTGATGGGCAAGGGCGTCCCGCTCGCCGACCTGTTCGACAAGAACCACCCCCGGTACGCCGAGGGCGGCGAGATCCGGACGCTGATCGAGACCGACCCCGAGGTCAAGCGGATCTACAACACCGGCCTGGGCATCGAGGGCCTGATCCGCGGCACCGGCGTCCACGCCGCGGCCGTCATCCTTTCCTCGGCACCGCTGCTCGACCTGGTGCCGATGCACAAGCGCACCTCTGACGGAACCCTGCTCACAGGCTTCTCCTATCCTCAGTGCGAGGAAATGGGCCTGATGAAGATGGACTTCCTCGGTCTGCGCAACCTCGGCATCATCGACCACGCCATCAAGATCATCGAGACCAACACCGGGGTGAAGCTCGACACCCTGACGATGCCCCTCGACGACGAGAAGACGTACAAGCTCCTGGCCCGGGGCGAGACCCTCGGCGTGTTCCAGCTCGACGGTGGGCCGATGCGCTCGCTGCTGAAACTGATGGAGCCGACCCGGTTCGAAGACATCGCGGCCGTGCTCGCCCTGTACCGGCCCGGCCCGATGGCCGCCAACGCGCACACCAACTACGCGCTGCGGAAAACCGGTAAGCAGGAGGTCGTCCCGATCCACCCCGACCTCGAAGAGGTCCTGGAACCGATCCTGGGTAACACGTTCCACCTGCTGGTCTACCAAGAGCAGATCATGGCGACCGCCCGGGCCGTGGCCGGTTACACCCTGGGCCAGGCCGACCTGCTGCGCCGGGCCATGGGTAAGAAGAAGAAGGAGATCCTGGAGAAGGAGTTCGTCACCTTCGAGACCGGGATGAAGGCCAACGGTTACCGCGACGAGGCGATCAAGGCGCTGTGGGACGTCATGCTCCCGTTCGCCGGTTACGCCTTCAACAAGTCGCACACCGCCGGCTACGGGCTCGTCGCCTACTGGACCGCCTACCTCAAGGCCAACTACCCGGCTGAATACGCCGCGGCCCTGCTGACCTCGGTCGACGACAGCAAGGACAAGGCCGCCATCTACCTGGCCGACGCCCGGTCGATCGGCATCAAGGTCCTGCAGCCCGACATCAACGAATCGGTCTCCGACTTCACCGCCGTCGGCGAGAACGTGCGCTTCGGCCTGCGGGCCATCCGCAACGTCGGCGACAACGTCATCGAGGCCATCGTCGCGGCCCGTACGGAGAAGGGCGCCTTCACCTCGTTCTCCGACTTCCTCGACAAGATCGACCTGCCCGCCTGTAACAAGCGCGCGATCGACTCCCTCATCCGGGGAGGCGCTTTCGACTCTCTCGGCCACACCCGCAAGGGTCTGGTCAAGGTCGCGGAAGCAGCGGTGGACGCGGTCATGGGGGTCAAGCGGGCCGCCGGCATCGGTCAGGACGACCTGTTCGGCACGCTCGACACCGGCCCCGACGAGACCTTCGGCCTGCAGCTCGACATCGACGAGAGCGAGTGGGGCCGCAAGGAACTGCTCGCCATCGAGCGCGACATGCTGGGCCTGTACGTCTCCAGCCACCCGCTCGACGGCACCGAGCGCATCCTGGCCCGTGAGCGCGATCTGTCGATTGCCGAGCTGCTCAACCTGGACGGCCCGCCGCAGGGCAACGTCACGCTCTCCGGTCTCGTCACCATGGTCGAGCGCCGGGTCTCGGCCAAGAGCGGAAACCCCTGGGCCAAGCTGATGGTCGAAGACAAGGACGCCGCCATCGAGGTGTCGTTCTTCGGTCAGTCCTGGATGGCCATCGCCCCCGAGGTCACCGAAGACCTGGTGGTGTCGGTCACCGGCATCATCCAGGACCGGGAAGGTGCCTTCTCCATGATGGGGAGGGAGATGAAGATCCTCGACGTCTCCACCGTCTCGGGGGGAACCGCGCCGATCATCCTCTCGATCCCGACCCACCGGGTCGTCCCCGACCTGACCGAGAAGATGCGCCAGATCCTCACCAACCACCCCGGTGACACCCCCGTCCACCTGTGTCTGCGTTCGCACAACCGGCGCGAGACCGTGATGGAACTACCCAACTACTCGGTGGCTATTAGCGGGGCCCTGATGGGGGAGCTGAAGGCACTCCTGGGTTCCACCGCGGTCACCCTGTGA
- a CDS encoding DUF6300 family protein: protein MTRPGPGPGGVPVTVETTAETVDCPDCSRPGIMSAVVPDTITGSGVAVLCETCDIDHPDAGPLITYFAVHGQINLENVDQGSALIARWLVTAQAKRSSPGGSHRGDGC, encoded by the coding sequence GTGACCCGACCGGGCCCGGGTCCCGGCGGGGTCCCCGTCACGGTCGAGACGACGGCCGAAACCGTCGACTGCCCCGACTGTTCCCGGCCCGGGATCATGTCCGCCGTCGTACCGGACACGATCACCGGGTCGGGGGTCGCGGTGCTCTGCGAGACCTGCGACATCGACCATCCCGACGCCGGTCCGCTCATCACCTATTTCGCGGTGCACGGCCAGATCAACCTGGAGAACGTCGACCAGGGATCGGCCCTCATCGCCAGATGGCTGGTCACGGCGCAGGCCAAACGGTCGTCACCGGGCGGGTCCCACCGTGGGGACGGGTGCTGA
- a CDS encoding LysR family transcriptional regulator, translated as MQLDLNLLTALDALLEEGSVTGAADRLRLSTPAVSRTLGRIRRLTGDDILVRTGRTMTPTPYALAIREPVSDLVRQAQALLTPLRELDLATLERTFTLRCHDALVTSLAPELLRQVGDQAPGVQLRFLAETATDTDDLRHGKVDLELGGSAPQLPEFRSETIRHDPLVAVMRPGHPHAESLDLDSYAEQTHVLVSRRGRLSDPIDELLAAHGLRRRVLAAVATTAAAALVVSRSDSLMTAPSLTCRPLIEAFGLVTAPLPLAVPDASIIAVWHQRYETDAAHAWLRGKVREALSA; from the coding sequence ATGCAACTGGATCTGAACCTGCTCACGGCGCTGGACGCCCTGCTGGAAGAGGGCAGCGTGACCGGCGCCGCGGATCGGCTGCGCCTGTCCACGCCGGCTGTCAGCCGCACGCTGGGGCGCATCCGGCGGCTCACGGGCGACGACATCCTGGTGCGGACGGGGCGGACCATGACCCCCACGCCGTACGCCCTGGCCATCCGCGAGCCGGTGAGTGATCTGGTGCGGCAGGCCCAAGCCCTGCTGACACCCCTGCGCGAGCTCGACCTGGCCACCCTGGAGCGGACTTTCACCCTGCGCTGCCACGATGCGCTCGTCACCTCGCTGGCGCCGGAGCTGCTGCGGCAGGTCGGCGATCAGGCTCCGGGCGTACAGCTGCGCTTCCTGGCCGAAACCGCCACGGACACGGACGATCTACGGCACGGCAAGGTCGATCTGGAGCTCGGCGGGAGTGCACCGCAGCTGCCGGAGTTCCGGTCCGAGACGATCCGGCACGACCCGCTCGTGGCCGTGATGCGGCCAGGGCATCCCCACGCCGAGAGCCTGGATCTGGACAGCTACGCCGAGCAGACCCACGTGCTGGTCTCCCGCCGCGGCCGCCTCAGCGATCCGATCGACGAGCTCCTGGCCGCTCACGGTCTGCGCCGACGGGTGCTCGCCGCCGTGGCCACCACCGCGGCCGCCGCCCTGGTGGTCAGCCGCAGCGACAGCCTGATGACCGCCCCGTCCCTCACCTGCCGGCCCCTGATCGAGGCGTTCGGGCTGGTCACCGCCCCTCTCCCCCTCGCCGTGCCCGACGCGTCCATCATTGCTGTCTGGCATCAGCGCTACGAGACGGATGCCGCCCATGCGTGGCTGAGGGGGAAAGTGCGGGAAGCCCTCAGCGCCTGA
- a CDS encoding inositol monophosphatase family protein, whose translation MSAELLTTVSEAVRAAGIRLLEQYSPQSRPSTGEELMAAIRRNEDLVTDQLRPALLAALPGSQWDQDEHGTGPMSAGDWWVVDPVGGNVNTVHGMIDWNVGVSLVRDGRPELAVLYAPLADELFTAVAGGGARLNGRPLAVSAKTDLTMALAGTGQAKPSREPAHARRVGAGITAMLQAALYVRMSVPVTHQLPQVAAGRMDLHWQFDNVRSHIGPVLIVQEAGGVVTHLDGSPWRIDGGAYLAAAPGLHAAALDVLSEVK comes from the coding sequence ATGTCTGCAGAACTTCTCACCACCGTCAGCGAAGCCGTTCGGGCCGCCGGAATCCGCCTGCTGGAGCAGTATTCGCCGCAGTCGCGGCCCTCGACCGGCGAGGAGCTGATGGCCGCGATCCGCCGCAACGAAGATCTCGTGACCGATCAGTTGCGCCCCGCCCTGCTGGCGGCACTGCCCGGCTCGCAGTGGGACCAGGACGAGCACGGCACCGGCCCGATGTCCGCCGGTGACTGGTGGGTGGTCGACCCGGTCGGCGGCAACGTCAACACGGTGCACGGCATGATCGACTGGAATGTCGGCGTGAGCCTGGTGCGTGACGGCCGTCCCGAACTGGCCGTGCTCTACGCGCCGCTGGCCGACGAGCTGTTCACCGCCGTCGCGGGTGGGGGAGCCCGGCTCAACGGCCGGCCCCTGGCGGTCTCGGCCAAGACCGATCTGACCATGGCTCTGGCCGGGACCGGCCAGGCCAAGCCCTCCCGCGAGCCGGCGCACGCCCGGCGGGTCGGTGCCGGGATCACCGCCATGTTGCAGGCGGCGCTCTACGTGCGGATGTCCGTCCCCGTCACCCACCAGCTGCCGCAGGTCGCGGCCGGGCGCATGGACCTGCACTGGCAGTTCGACAACGTCCGCTCGCACATCGGCCCCGTGCTCATCGTCCAGGAGGCCGGTGGCGTGGTCACCCACCTCGACGGCAGCCCCTGGCGCATCGACGGTGGCGCGTACCTCGCGGCGGCCCCCGGCCTGCACGCGGCGGCCCTCGACGTGCTCAGTGAGGTGAAGTGA
- a CDS encoding NAD(P)-binding oxidoreductase: MRVAILGATGKVGSLLMDDALARGFEVTALVRDPAGVAARPNLERVAADVNDAGSVARAVKGSDVLVSALGGPPGTLVAGAKAVVASGIGRIVWLGAYGTGESAQAAGLLTRSMLSLFMRQELPDKTAADALILAAGGTVFHVGPMGDGPASHRTLLLEDAPKRLFPAGISRAAVAAAMLDEVQEPYFPGRTVVAVPG, encoded by the coding sequence ATGCGGGTGGCGATTCTGGGTGCGACCGGCAAGGTCGGTTCCCTGCTGATGGACGACGCGCTGGCACGCGGCTTCGAGGTCACGGCACTGGTGCGTGATCCCGCTGGTGTGGCGGCCCGACCGAACCTCGAACGGGTCGCCGCCGATGTCAACGACGCGGGGTCGGTGGCGAGGGCCGTCAAGGGCAGCGACGTGCTGGTCTCGGCGCTGGGTGGGCCGCCCGGCACGCTGGTGGCGGGTGCGAAGGCGGTGGTGGCGTCCGGTATCGGCCGGATCGTCTGGCTCGGTGCCTACGGAACCGGGGAATCAGCCCAGGCCGCGGGCCTTCTCACCCGGTCGATGCTCTCCCTGTTCATGCGCCAGGAGCTTCCCGACAAGACCGCCGCCGATGCCCTGATCCTGGCGGCGGGGGGCACGGTCTTCCACGTCGGCCCGATGGGCGACGGACCCGCGTCCCACCGCACCCTGCTCCTGGAAGATGCTCCGAAGCGCCTCTTCCCGGCCGGGATCAGCCGTGCCGCGGTGGCAGCGGCCATGCTCGACGAAGTCCAGGAACCGTATTTCCCCGGCCGGACCGTGGTAGCCGTACCCGGCTGA
- a CDS encoding alpha/beta hydrolase yields the protein MKMTSDTVHLSLDDLEGLGAINGVDVTLTDTGAGRPVLLLHGGGGPATVLPWADRLAASRPARVITPIHPGFDGTTRPDALTGVPHLASLYIALLEHLDLTGVTVVGNSIGGWITAEMATLAASSRVSGFVIVDGVGLEVPGHPVAVGLSPAELAQHAYYDPARFGIDPTALPPGRRAQMAANAQVLALYAGATMTDPTLADRLAAVSTPTAVIWGEADRIAGPEYGKALAHAIPGAQFEVLPKTGHLPQIETPDLLIDRVWTFITQRSRS from the coding sequence ATGAAGATGACCAGCGACACCGTTCACCTCTCCCTCGACGATCTCGAGGGCCTCGGCGCCATCAACGGAGTCGACGTGACCCTGACCGACACCGGAGCGGGCCGCCCGGTTCTGCTGCTGCACGGCGGAGGCGGCCCGGCCACGGTGCTCCCGTGGGCCGACCGGCTGGCCGCGAGCCGCCCGGCACGGGTGATCACGCCGATCCACCCGGGTTTTGACGGAACCACCCGCCCGGACGCGCTGACCGGCGTCCCCCATCTCGCTTCCCTGTACATCGCCCTGCTCGAGCACCTGGACCTGACCGGCGTCACCGTGGTCGGCAACTCGATCGGTGGCTGGATCACCGCCGAAATGGCAACCCTGGCTGCCAGTTCGAGAGTCAGCGGATTCGTCATCGTTGACGGCGTCGGGCTGGAGGTGCCCGGGCATCCGGTGGCGGTCGGTCTCTCCCCGGCCGAACTCGCTCAGCACGCCTACTACGACCCGGCCCGGTTCGGGATCGACCCGACCGCCCTGCCGCCCGGACGACGCGCCCAGATGGCGGCCAACGCCCAGGTCCTGGCCCTCTACGCCGGAGCCACGATGACCGACCCCACGCTGGCGGACCGCCTGGCCGCCGTGAGCACCCCGACCGCCGTTATCTGGGGCGAGGCCGACCGGATCGCCGGCCCCGAGTACGGCAAGGCCCTCGCCCACGCGATTCCCGGGGCGCAGTTCGAGGTACTCCCGAAAACCGGCCATCTGCCCCAGATCGAGACTCCGGACCTGCTGATCGACCGGGTCTGGACCTTCATCACCCAGCGATCCCGTTCGTGA
- a CDS encoding MarR family winged helix-turn-helix transcriptional regulator, producing the protein MTSSLQDVGLAVKRLQWRHHREANTRLAALGLSLAQWDVLRHLHDQPEASLHTLALLTFQTDQSMGSLATRMIDRGLLRRLSGPGRAVRHEITDAGADLREKGSGILDDVLEETVGQLSDRERATLEKLLRKATPDAY; encoded by the coding sequence ATGACTTCCTCCCTCCAGGACGTGGGCCTGGCCGTGAAACGCCTTCAGTGGCGGCACCACCGCGAGGCCAACACCCGGCTGGCCGCCCTGGGTCTCTCCCTGGCGCAGTGGGACGTGCTCCGGCATCTCCACGACCAGCCGGAGGCCTCGCTCCACACCTTGGCCCTGCTCACCTTTCAGACCGACCAGTCCATGGGGTCACTCGCGACCCGGATGATCGACCGGGGACTGCTGCGGCGCCTGAGCGGGCCGGGCCGGGCCGTGCGGCACGAAATCACGGATGCCGGTGCGGACCTGCGGGAGAAGGGCAGCGGAATTCTGGACGACGTACTCGAGGAGACCGTGGGGCAGCTCTCCGACCGGGAGCGTGCCACGCTCGAGAAGCTGCTGCGGAAGGCCACCCCGGACGCTTACTAA
- a CDS encoding oxidoreductase, with translation MTQNSTYPMGDLTVTRMGYGSMQLTGPGVMGPPPDRDGALAVLRALPELGVTHIDTADFYGPHVTNELIREALHPYGDLTVVTKVGYDRDEAGGWVPANAPAQLRQQVEENLKRLGVEALDVANLRLGDPMANPSPGSIAEPFAALVQMQAEGKIRHLGLSVVNAAQVAEAQTLAPVVTVQNLYNIAHRRADDALIDALAVQGISFVPFFPLGGFSPLQSSVLNGVAERLETRPAAVALAWLLQRSPNILLIPGTSSVAHLRENVAAADLVLDETTVKELDEIGA, from the coding sequence ATGACGCAGAACAGCACTTACCCGATGGGCGACCTCACGGTGACCCGGATGGGTTACGGCAGCATGCAACTCACCGGCCCGGGCGTGATGGGCCCGCCGCCGGACCGGGACGGGGCGCTGGCCGTACTGCGGGCCCTGCCCGAGCTCGGGGTCACTCACATCGACACGGCCGATTTCTACGGTCCGCACGTCACCAACGAACTGATCCGCGAGGCCCTGCACCCGTACGGCGACCTGACCGTCGTCACCAAGGTCGGCTACGACCGCGACGAGGCCGGCGGCTGGGTTCCCGCGAACGCGCCGGCGCAGCTGCGGCAGCAGGTGGAGGAGAACCTGAAGCGCCTCGGGGTGGAGGCTCTGGACGTGGCGAACCTCCGGCTCGGCGACCCGATGGCGAATCCGTCGCCGGGCTCGATCGCGGAACCGTTCGCGGCCCTGGTCCAGATGCAGGCCGAGGGCAAGATCCGCCATCTCGGCCTGAGCGTGGTGAACGCGGCGCAGGTGGCGGAGGCCCAGACCCTGGCCCCGGTCGTCACCGTGCAGAACCTTTACAACATCGCCCACCGCCGCGCCGACGACGCGCTCATCGATGCGCTGGCGGTGCAGGGTATCTCGTTCGTGCCGTTCTTCCCGCTGGGTGGTTTCAGCCCGTTGCAGTCGTCTGTGCTCAACGGCGTGGCCGAGCGGCTGGAGACCCGCCCGGCGGCCGTGGCCCTGGCCTGGCTGCTGCAGCGCTCACCCAACATCCTGCTCATCCCCGGCACGTCGAGCGTGGCGCACCTGCGCGAGAACGTCGCCGCGGCCGACCTGGTGCTGGACGAGACGACGGTGAAGGAACTGGACGAGATCGGCGCCTGA
- a CDS encoding patatin-like phospholipase family protein — MTKALVLGAGGPLGIAWQSGLISELGSRGADLSTADFVLGSSAGSVVGATLAAGRDPRGLVEHVSVPLPVPGGGAGDIFAELSGLAAGRPDNPLAAIIDHAFAADTVDEAAWVKQSLFASLAGVPWPAAFHCVAVDTTTSSLHVFHAGSGADLPSVLAASCAVPGMFPPVTLNAGPHIDGGLFSPLNAQLAVGHDQIVVISCFPLTDLPAEMAPVAQGQLSEVEHLRNNGSQVRLIDPDQEFREISEWGAAVMDSSRAARAFEAGVNQAGRLDLEGLY, encoded by the coding sequence GTGACCAAAGCTCTTGTGCTCGGCGCCGGTGGCCCTCTCGGTATTGCCTGGCAATCAGGCCTGATCAGCGAGCTCGGCTCCCGGGGCGCTGATCTGTCCACCGCCGATTTCGTGCTCGGCTCCTCGGCCGGGTCGGTGGTGGGCGCCACGCTCGCCGCCGGGCGCGATCCCCGGGGCCTGGTGGAGCATGTCTCCGTTCCGCTGCCGGTCCCCGGTGGCGGGGCGGGCGACATCTTCGCCGAGCTCTCCGGCCTGGCCGCCGGTCGGCCCGACAACCCCCTGGCCGCGATCATCGACCACGCGTTCGCGGCCGACACCGTCGACGAGGCCGCGTGGGTGAAGCAGTCGCTGTTCGCGTCGCTGGCCGGGGTGCCGTGGCCGGCGGCATTCCACTGCGTGGCGGTCGACACCACCACCAGCAGCCTGCATGTGTTCCACGCCGGCTCCGGGGCCGACCTGCCGTCCGTGCTCGCCGCCAGCTGTGCTGTCCCGGGCATGTTCCCGCCCGTCACCCTGAACGCTGGGCCACACATCGACGGCGGTCTCTTCAGCCCTCTCAACGCGCAACTGGCCGTCGGTCACGACCAGATCGTGGTCATCTCCTGTTTCCCTCTCACCGACCTGCCCGCAGAGATGGCCCCGGTCGCCCAGGGGCAGCTCTCCGAGGTGGAGCATCTGCGGAACAACGGCAGCCAGGTGCGGCTCATCGACCCTGACCAGGAGTTCCGCGAGATCAGCGAATGGGGCGCGGCCGTCATGGACAGCTCCCGCGCCGCCCGCGCCTTCGAGGCCGGGGTGAACCAGGCCGGCCGCCTCGACCTCGAAGGGCTCTACTAA